One window of the Nothobranchius furzeri strain GRZ-AD chromosome 3, NfurGRZ-RIMD1, whole genome shotgun sequence genome contains the following:
- the LOC107385892 gene encoding odorant receptor 131-2-like has translation MNSSSNVSVSNSVIYRGTTETIVTRNVIVVVLGLVINYINEKESRKYKCEIKILPFFYFQVFYVNPRYILFIHLVVNDMIQLTTTISLHVFSYIFYKMNASFCCLLIVVASFTTMNTPLNLAVMAVECYIAVCFPLRHTELCTINRTYILIGCIWVLSSVSIVPDVFIHLAADPLWFSYSIAFCDKDILLRHPVSLQKRALTYITYLTIVWFTLLFTYFKIFFAAQAVKSVDGNAKARNTILLHGFQLLLCMLTYVDPIVKNSIIVLPQYIAELRFFWYILAHILPRFISPIVYGLRDKIFKQYLKNYLLCNIRAGNKLYPGQEL, from the exons ATGAATTCTTCATCCAATGTCAGTGTTTCCAATAGTGTGATTTATCGAGGCACCACGGAAACAATCGTAACTAGAAATGTGATTGTTGTTGTTCTTGGCCTCGTCATCAACTACATCAATG AGAAAGAAAGTAGAAAATATAAATGTGAAATTAAAATACTGCCCTTTTTTTATTTCCAGGTATTTTACGTGAATCCTCGTTACATCCTGTTTATCCATCTCGTGGTGAATGATATGATCCAGCTTACAACAACAATAAGCCTGCATGTATTTAGTTACATTTTCTACAAAATGAATGCCTCTTTTTGTTGTCTACTTATCGTTGTTGCTAGCTTCACCACTATGAACACTCCTTTAAATCTAGCTGTAATGGCTGTAGAGTGCTACATTGCTGTGTGTTTCCCTCTGCGACACACTGAGCTCTGTACCATTAATCGAACATATATTCTAATTGGCTGTATATGGGTTTTGAGCTCAGTGTCAATTGTACCGGATGTATTTATTCATCTTGCAGCAGATCCATTATGGTTCTCTTATTCCATAGCGTTTTGTGATAAAGACATTCTGTTACGACATCCGGTAAGTTTACAAAAGAGGGCCCTTACTTACATAACGTATTTAACTATAGTTTGGTTTACCCTCTTATTTACCtattttaaaatcttctttgcAGCTCAAGCAGTTAAGTCAGTTGATGGAAATGCAAAGGCCAGAAATACTATCCTGCTTCATGGTTTTCAGCTCCTGTTGTGCATGCTAACGTACGTGGACCCCATAGTAAAAAATTCTATAATTGTTCTACCACAATACATAGCTGAATTACGCTTTTTTTGGTACATCTTAGCCCACATTCTTCCCAGGTTTATCAGTCCCATTGTGTACGGGCTGAGAGACAAGATTTTTAAACAGTATTTAAAAAATTACCTGCTGTGTAACATCAGAGCAGGGAACAAGCTGTATCCTGGACAGGAACTTTAG